A genomic segment from Aegilops tauschii subsp. strangulata cultivar AL8/78 chromosome 1, Aet v6.0, whole genome shotgun sequence encodes:
- the LOC141039211 gene encoding uncharacterized protein: MWGFEHFSATPRSAGQMIDFRDVLEVCVLGDLGFAGLPYTYDNRRGGRANVKVRLDRAVANNSWRDLFTHAKVEHLVAPSSDHLPILLRCSREEPRQEHGRRCRQYEVMWERDPTLPEVIMNTWTELGSMLSLGEIASGLGNLMKKLHDWSRKKFGNVIKEINKSRSRLEELMSMNADRKEIREATDKMNELLYREEMLWMQRSRVAWLKEGDRNTRFFHRKAVWRARKNHIKSLMDAAGVIHRDHEAMAAMVTSYFADLFSADDSLCADPVIDLINTRVTDQMNDALCVDFSDKEIADA, from the coding sequence ATGTGGGGCTTCGAACACTTTTCTGCTACACCAAGATCGGCAGGTCAGATGATCGACTTCCGTGATGTGCTTGAAGTATGTGTCTTGGGTGATCTTGGTTTTGCAGGGCTCCCGTATACATATGATAACCGGCGAGGTGGGCGGGCGAATGTCAAGGTACGCCTAGACCGGGCCGTGGCAAATAACTCCTGGAGGGATCTGTTTACACATGCAAAGGTGGAGCACTTGGTGGCTCCTAGTTCGGATCATCTACCTATCCTGCTCCGCTGCTCTAGGGAGGAGCCGAGGCAGGAACATGGGAGGAGGTGCCGCCAGTATGAGGTTATGTGGGAGAGGGATCCCACGCTACCGGAGGTAATTATGAACACTTGGACCGAATTGGGTTCGATGCTTAGCCTTGGTGAAATTGCTTCTGGGTTGGGGAACTTGATGAAGAAGTTGCATGATTGGAGTAGGAAAAAGTTTGGTAATGTCATCAAGGAAATTAACAAGTCTCGCTCTCGCCTAGAGGAGCTTATGTCTATGAATGCAGATAGGAAGGAGATTAGAGAGGCAACAGACAAGATGAATGAACTCTTGTATCGTGAGGAGATGTTGTGGATGCAAAGATCACGGGTTGCATGGCTGAAGGAAGGCGACAGGAACACACGGTTCTTCCATAGGAAAGCTGTTTGGCGCGCCCGAAAAAATCACATTAAATCATTAATGGATGCTGCAGGTGTCATTCACAGGGATCATGAGGCTATGGCGGCTATGGTTACTTCATATTTTGCGGATCTCTTTTCAGCTGATGACTCATTATGTGCGGACCCTGTGATTGATCTCATTAATACTCGTGTTACTGACCAGATGAATGATGCTCTCTGCGTAGATTTCTCGGACAAGGAAATTGCGGACGCCTAG
- the LOC109762583 gene encoding MADS-box transcription factor 29-like — translation MGRRGKLEVKRIDDDGLRQVTFCKRRGTLLKKACELAVLCDDDVSLGLVVFSSTGKLAGDYCSPNTSWSELIQRYERERESTSSTQLHVQGRITNQNDDDHHQQQQVLVGVARLRQEIGHLEASLRRQTGEDLPSGVAELHDLEQQVESALGKVRQTKDELLNQQLGELHRKVQNLEDENNALLHMNADRQDRAAARGGPRQNSDWGRII, via the exons ATGGGGAGGCGTGGGAAGCTGGAGGTCAAGAGGATCGACGACGACGGTTTGCGGCAGGTGACCTTCTGCAAGCGGCGCGGCACGCTGCTAAAGAAGGCGTGTGAGCTCGCCGTGCTCTGCGACGACGACGTCAGCCTCGGCCTCGTCGTCTTCTCCAGCACCGGCAAGCTCGCCGGCGACTACTGCAGTCCTAATACAAG CTGGAGTGAGCTCATTCAGCGCTACGAGCGCGAGCGCGAGAGCACCAGCAGCACCCAACTCCATGTCCAGGGGAGAATTACAAACCAGAATGATGATGATCATCATCAG CAACAGCAAGTGTTGGTGGGGGTGGCAAGGTTGAGGCAGGAGATTGGCCATCTCGAGGCCAGCCTGAGGAGGCAGACCGGGGAAGATCTGCCATCCGGCGTCGCCGAGCTCCACGATCTTGAGCAGCAGGTCGAGTCGGCACTGGGAAAAGTTCGTCAAACAAAG GACGAGCTACTGAACCAACAGTTGGGCGAATTACATCGCAAG GTGCAAAACCTGGAAGACGAGAACAATGCTCTGCTCCACATGAACGCAGACAGGCAGGATCGTGCTGCCGCCAGGGGCGGACCGAGACAAAATTCTGACTGGGGGCGCATCATTTGA
- the LOC109762582 gene encoding uncharacterized protein: MRKMDALAPAPPSLPATPPVSGHAPATKHPPDAPIAGLPLTTNPLDELLPSVAPPHSLFFDLPYVKAGQVTFRCFLGCGNAMGLEFEDDCSYYLRLDITTPTLHLASPLYIAFGYSNRHLDAIVVAALLQAVLGSSAAHFFVAQCSPLVFRFHVASARVAEIILAQNNLRYRNYSFSFVRNLPSLPPPPRSAASCMMLAQLLQIPDDLGLQFEAVAWSQLRSHVTARPGSQSHGCRMYARVIEFPFTLNATTMALVLAHLFGGSYLHFNTTDDGDSCFSFTVASPGVAKLITSMGDYHKRGMLIRFPWPMLMGGARRLLRAEVMTPSLGSTSSSSSPVVTASLPPAP; the protein is encoded by the coding sequence ATGAGGAAGATGGACGCTCTCGCTCCCGCTCCGCCCTCCTTGCCGGCCACCCCGCCGGTCTCCGGCCACGCCCCAGCCACCAAACACCCTCCGGACGCCCCTATAGCGGGCCTACCTCTTACCACCAACCCCCTAGACGAGCTCCTACCGTCTGTGGCTCCACCGCACTCGCTATTCTTCGACCTGCCTTATGTCAAGGCCGGGCAGGTTACGTTCCGCTGCTTCCTAGGCTGCGGCAATGCCATGGGCTTGGAGTTTGAAGATGATTGCTCCTACTACCTCCGCCTCGACATCACCACCCCGACCCTCCACCTCGCCTCGCCACTCTACATCGCCTTCGGCTACTCCAACCGCCACCTTGACGCCATAGTTGTCGCTGCGCTGCTCCAGGCCGTCCTGGGCAGCTCTGCTGCTCACTTCTTCGTAGCACAATGCTCTCCTCTGGTCTTCCGCTTCCACGTCGCTTCTGCGCGTGTTGCAGAGATCATCCTTGCTCAAAACAATCTCCGCTACCGCAACTATTCCTTCTCTTTCGTTAGAAATCTGCCATCACTCCCGCCTCCACCGCGCTCTGCCGCATCATGCATGATGCTTGCCCAGCTGCTCCAAATCCCCGACGACCTGGGTCTTCAGTTTGAAGCTGTGGCTTGGTCACAGCTTCGTTCCCACGTTACCGCCCGTCCTGGCAGTCAATCTCATGGCTGCCGAATGTACGCGCGAGTCATCGAATTTCCATTCACTCTCAATGCTACGACCATGGCCCTTGTCCTTGCTCATCTGTTTGGTGGCTCCTATCTACATTTTAACACCACCGACGATGGAGACTCCTGCTTCTCCTTCACCGTTGCTTCGCCCGGCGTAGCCAAACTGATCACCTCCATGGGTGACTACCACAAGAGGGGCATGCTGATCCGCTTCCCATGGCCTATGCTCATGGGTGGTGCCCGACGTCTTCTTCGTGCTGAGGTCATGACCCCGTCGCTTGGTTCCACGTCTTCCTCTTCGTCGCCGGTCGTCACTGCATCACTACCACCAGCGCCATGA